The stretch of DNA AATGATGTTTAATTGTAACAGCTGGAGTGGTCTCAGCCTGACACTCAAGGTGCACATATAACTCCTAGGAGTGGTCATGCTGGTATGATGATTGACGAAAATTGGTACATAGTTGGTGGTGGAGATAATGCCAGTGGTAATGCCTGGATGCATGATACTGTATTTATATGTTTTTATTAAATTCCTTTTGTGCTGTTCTTTCAGCTCCGGTATCTAAGGAAATGCACATGTTGTAGGTTCCACTGATACAATCGTAATGAACGCTTCCAAGTTTGTCTGGTCTGTGGTCACTAGTGTGTCAGTTCGAGATCCACTTGCTTGTGAGGTAAGCAGTATTTGCACATTGGTACTGACATGTTCAGTCATAAAGATTGGTCATATAAATTCATGTTCTAGAAAGTGCATAACTATGAATATTTAGATCGAGCTTTTCATAATGTGGTGAATTACTGACCTTTTAACATATTTTCCAGGGTCTCACTCTTTGTTCAGCCACAGTTGATGGCGAAAAGTTCCTATTTGCCTTTGGCGGTTACAACGGGAAGTACAACAATGAGGTATACGCTTTCAGCAAATAACTACTACACATAGTATTTTGTTGAAAATGATCCATCTGTAGAAATTTCTCTTTTGATGGCTGTTGTCATGCCCTTGTTTCTATGTGTAGTTCCCCTAGTTTGTGTTTTTCAATTTAGGGTGAAATTGTATATTCTTCATTTTCCCTTTTCAGTATGCTTTGTCTCCGTTAGCAATTTTTAGTGTGCTTTGTTTCTGTTAAACATATTCTCCACGCCTAACGAAAGTGATGACACTACTGCAGATCTTTGTGATGAAACCCAAGCCAAGAAACTTTGTGCAACCTCGTCTTTTCCAATCTCCAGCAGCTGCTGCCGCTGCAGCTTCTGTGAAAGCTGCCTATGCTGTAATAACTGCTACTGATGAGAAAACTAAAGATATTGTTGCTACTGATGATTTGGATGTGAAAAGAGCTGAACCTGGAAGTTCTTCCAAACAAATGGTTGCCGAAATTGATGCACTTAATGGGGAGAAAGGAGAACTAGAGTCTCGACTGGCAGAAGTTCGCAGTGAAAACTCAAAGCTAAAGGATAAACTAGATATGGTGAAGTTGTCCTATGGTGAATTAACAAAGGTAAAATTGTCTTTCCATTTGTTttctttgagagggcaaactttctTTTCATACTGCAAAAGGAAATTCCTGATTTTCCATAATAAGTTCCCactgttgttttctttttcttttgaaggAACTCAGATCAGTTGAGAATCAGCTAGCTGCTGAGGGTTCAAGATGCCAGAAACTGGAGGTTCTGAACTTGCCCACTATAATTAGTTCTGAGCATGAAACACATATTTTCAACTCTCCTTTTATGCTGCTGATTGCTTACCTCTTCTTTCCTGTGGTCAATTCAGTCCCAAATTGCTGCTGCGCATAAAAGGTTGGAGTCTGCCAGTTCTCTGGAGAATGAACTGGAAGCCTTGCAGCAACAAATATCTCAGGCTGAACAAACCATGACGACTTCTCAGAGACGGAAATCTGGGGGCGTATGGAAGTGGGTGGGAGGAAGTGCAGAGGTCTCCGACAATGAATAGTAAGTCCTATGTGCAACATGCTGGAATGGAACAATGTCTGATGTACTTATGTGTTGCCGTGTTAAGCTATTGTATCATTTTGCAAAACCTTATTGGAAGAGGTTGATGTGACCCCTGCTTTCTAAGTTTCAAGGATACAATCAATGCATGGTGCTGATTCTAGATCATACTATGGAAGCAAATAGTAATTGAATAACCTAGAATGATCTGTGAAATGAGCATTAAAATGCAATTTCCTTCATCTTTTTTTTGGCATCAACGCTGCGTTATGAAAAGAGAATCCGAAAACCAACCTTTCTTACAAAATGTTACTGCACTCATAGACAGCTCATATACGACGAAATCTTGTGGCCTAGTTTAGATTTTGACATTTATATCTATACATCCCCCAAATATGATTTCTTGTATGCTTACAGAACCAAGAACAGCAAAAGCTGTCACTCGAAATCCTGGAGGTAGAGAAATGCAAATGTATGCCAAAGCTGCATTCCATTTCATTTATTTAACTTGCATTATACTGATTTCCCTACTGTTGCGGCCTCTGCTCAACTTGTGCAATGTTTCATAGTTGGAATTTATAAGAGTACATGCAATACATTTAGCATTGTATGTCAGGCCCAACAAGAAAAGCTTGTTTCCCTAAACTGCAGTCCACAGAAGCTCCCAGCTCCCTTTTCACGGAGCCACCTCCAATTTTCCACATAGCTGGAGATAATACAACTTTGGTGAATACTTGTAACTCTTTAAGCATTCTATGCCAGGTTCATCAAGACAAGTAGCCACCCAGCAGCGAAACGGAGGCGAAGCTGTTACAGTTTTGAGACGGCTTGTTTGTCGCAGGCTACCGGGCTCCTCCTCAAGAACTTGCCCGCGACTGATTTTGCGAAGACATCACTGAGAACAGTCTTTTGGATCTTCTGAAGCGGCGACACCTGGTAGAAATATTCCGGGCCGTTTAGACATTGCACAGCAAAAACATGGTAGTATCATACATATGACAAGTATACCTAAGATTGTACCGGTCTGGAAATATAATTGGTTGGGGATGTTAGCTCTTGTTTTTTTGTTTACCTTTCTGGAGTTGGTACACAAATATATCTTCATTGGTTCAGGTGACTGGGTGGAAAATACATTGTTTATAGCGTAAATTTACCGACTTACTGTCAAGCGTTTCTGGTTCAGGTGTGAGCATGTTATGGGCCAGTGCAATCATTTTTTGCTGTTGGTAAATTTGGTTTGTTCGGTGCATAAATGGATTCTTACCAGAGAGGTAGCCTCGCTTGGCGATGGCATTTGATCTGGTATTTTGCCCTTCAGCCTGAAAATATGTGAACATGTAAAGATGGTTAAGTGATGTAATTCTCTGTGGATTCTGTGGCAGTGTATATAGAGTCAGGGGCTCAGGGCAATCTTACTGTgtggctgcagcatcagattgcacGAGCAGCAGAGGCCCTAGAGGTGCAGGAGCCACCTGCTCCGGCGACTCCGCCGTCGCCGCTCCCATCTCGGGCGCGCCGGACATCTCCGCCAGATCGACCCACGATAGCCTGCGCCGGAACGCCTGCCGTGCGTGATCTGCGAGCGGCGTCACCGCTGTCACCCTCCGCAGCGTGGCGAGCTTCCCCTGCGGCAGCGCGGGAGCAAAGAGCACCGCGGCCGCCTCGGGGGTCGCTACGACGTCGGTGGCGCTGTGGGCGGCCACCGCGGCGCGCAGGTCGGAGGACGGCGGCAGGAGCACCGTGGTCGCTCCGGCCGCCGGGAGCCCGAGGGCGAGCAGCGCCAGGCCGCCGTGGACGCTGGTTCCCCACGTCGGCAGTGTGGCAAGGCAGACCCGGTCCTCGTCGGGTGAGACCGCGCCGGCCACGGCGGCGATCAGGTCGGCGTGCGTCATGGCCACCTTGTTGGTTGTCGACGAGTTGTGGACCATGAGGGCCGGGTCCCGTGGGTTCGGCCGGTccgcggcgacggcgtcgagcgCGGCCGGGTCGCCGCCTTCCATGAGCTCCTCCACGGACACCGTCCGCGGGTCCGGCGACCTCGACATGAGCAGCAGCGGCAGCCCGCCGCCCGTCCCCAGTGCGCCGACGACGATCGCGGCGCCAGACTCCCGCGCCACGGCGTCTACCTTGGCacccggggcggcgacgacggccaCGCAGCCGGCCGCGAGGACGCCGAGGAGGATGGGCGGGAGCAGCAGCGGGTCGTCGTCGGGCGAGGGGAGCGCCACGAGGACCGCGTCGCCGCGGCGGAGGCCGAGCCCGAGGCGCAGCGCGGAGGCGAGCGAGAGCGCGGCGCCGCGCAGGCCCGCGAAGGAGAGCGCGCGGCCCGTGGCCGCGTCGACGTACGCCGCGCGCGCGCCGGCCGCCGCGTCGTCCGGGTGCGGCAGGCGCGAGAGCACGAACGCCGCCGCGTCGGCGCCGCACTCAAGCGTCTCGGCCTCCATGTCGCTCGGCGCTCCGTCTGCCTGTCTGGGGTGTATCGCGGGGGCGAATTGGTGAGTTTTAAAAGCGTGGTCGGCTCGGTTTTGGCGCGCGGAGGCATTGTGGAGTCCGCGGGGAGGCTTGTCCGGTGGCGGCAGGCCGGGGACGGCAGccacgacgccgccgcccgcgctctgGTGCGTGCATGGGTGCACAGTATCTTCAGGAGATATACCATTCTTCGGATCCACTACTACTGACTACTCTTGTGTCCCTTGCGTCCGTCTTCTACTGATACGGTGGTGCGTTTCTGCAAGAGAAAATATAGTGTGGGGGTGGTGGTCTGGGATGCTTAGATAAACAGTATTTTTCTCTATCTTCAAAATGGagacaaaagatttgcctcatgataaacactatttttttaaaaaaatagcaaaacaaataaaaatattctGAATTTGTTGGCATGGAAGATGCTTGAGTATGGTAGGTGCATGCAAATATTCATGGTGAAAGGACATTCGAGGAGCTCGTGATGAAAAAACACATAATTTGGCGATCAATTTGTTTTTCAAAAACAGTGCACTTCGGGGACTCTCAAAGAATAGCCCATATGCAAGTTGTAGGATAGATGAAGTAAATTATAACCAATAGAAATGCTAATTTCGAGGATGGGGACCGGGATAATACACTCATTCCACCATTATTTAAAACGGATAATCCCGGATATTTTGAGAAAATTACTCCAATCTTGGCACTAATGACTATAAACGCAAAAGATTATAAATCCCCATGTTTGATTTGTTTCTGTGGGAAATGGACCATTTGAGGAAAGGAAATGGAGCTATGTATGAAAATATGAAGTGTGAAGGTCAAGCCAAAATAACTATAGGCGCAACAGAGGAACCAAAGCAGACGACGACGTCTGGTACGAGCAGGCACGCTCGTACCACCCTCTGATAGCTCGCTGACGTCAACCCAGGCACACTTTATAAATGGGACGAGGCCTCATTAGCAGCAGAGAGCCAAGGAGAGCAACAGAGAGTCGCCAGATCACTAGAATCATCACCACCATCGCCAAGAACCATTCCCAGGAGAAACCTACCCGCCGCTGTATCCATCCCCATCTCAAGCATTGGTCTATCAATGTCATCTACAATGTTTTTCCACCTGTGATTTGATTGTGATGTGTGAGTAATCCTCTCAAACCATGAGCTGAGGCATAGCTTTGCAGCCCTATGTACTTGTGCACAGGATCACTGGTATTGACTTTACTTAATTGAATGTGATTTGTATGTGTTATTGCAACGTGTTTCTTGTCTCTCTATCGTTCAAAGGCCCCACATGTACCCGAGATCCCGTATATCGATCAAGGAGAAGGTAAAGTTCAGGGACGCGTGGAAGGCTTTAACGAAAGCCGGTGAATGATGATGGTAACGATTAATACGGTAACCAAAAGCAACTCAGGTGCAGTCATTAAACGCTCAATGCGTTGGTTTGGAGAAATACTTAATAATTGAGGTAATCTCGCGCGAAGATAAGGGCCTTGGTTGGAAAATAGATTCACGATGTAGGTTGTAGATCGGCCGTGACATTATATGGAGGCACCCCCCACATCTACATGTTGAGAACACATCATAGCGATGTGTACTAAGACCATGTTGGAAATCAAGACAAGATCCTAAGTGCAAGTATAACGTTGTAAGTAAAGTCCTCGTGTCCTAGCCTATTTCCATACCtttgttttctctctctctctctctctctctctctctctaaacaacTTGTGATTTTTGGTTCGGGAAACTGTAACTTATAACGACAACAATAACTTGTTTGAATCCATGTCTATTTGCATTACTTTCACTGGGTCAGATACCTAGGGTCACCTTGGAGAAAAAGGTAGGGAATATTTACATTCAAAACTAGATTAAAGGTAATCAGTTCTCAGGGAGTCTAGATTCACCACTTGTATGTATCTAACGCAATTCTGTGAATGCATAATTCTAGATTCGGATcactaagtgatacgtctccaacgtatctataatttttgattgttccatgctattatattatctgttttggatgtttatgggctttattatacacttttatattatttttgggactaacatattaaccgaaggcccaacccaaattgttgttttcttgcctatctcagtgtttcgaagaaaaggagtatcaaacggaatgaaaccttcgggagagttatttttggaacggaagcaatccaggagacttggagtagacgtcaagcaagcttcgaggtggccatgaggcagggaggcgcgcctgcccccctgggcgcgcccccaccctcgtgggcccctcatggctcccctgaccgacttttttcgcctatatatgtccatataccctaaaaacatcaggaaacataatatatcgggagttcctgaaggaaatatgccctagaggcaataataaagttattatttatttccttatttcatgataaatgtttattattcatgctagaattgtattaaccggaaacataatacatgtgtgaatacatagacaaacagagtgtcactagtatgcctctacttgactagctcgttaatcaaagatggttatgtttcctaaccatggacaaagagttgatatttgattaacgggatcacatcattagttgaatgatctgattgacatgacccattccattagcttagcacctgatcgtttagtatgttgctattgctttcttcatgacttatacatgttcctatgactatgagattatgcaactcccgtttgccggaggaacactttgtgtgcaaccaaacatcacaacgtaactgggtgattataaaggtgctctacaggtgtctccaaaggtacatgttgggttggcgtatttcgagattaggatttgtcactccgattgttggagaggtatctctgggccctctcggtaatgcacatcaataagccttgcaagcattgtaactaatgagttagtcgcgagatgatgtattacgaaacgagtaaagagacttgccggtaacgagattgaactaggtattgagatgccgatgatcgaatctcgggcaagtaacataccgatgacaaaggaaacaacgtatgttgttatgcggtctgaccgataaagatcttcgtagaatatgtgggagccaatatgagcatccaggttccgctattggttattgaccggagacgtgtcttggtcatgtctacattgttctcgaacccgtagggtccgcacgcttaaggtttcgatgacaattatattatgagtttatgagttttgatgtaccgaaggagttcggagtcccggatgagatcggggacatgacgaggagtctcgaaatggtcgagacgtaaagatcgatatattggacgactatattcggacatcggaaaggttccgagtgattcgggtattttcgaaggtaccggggagttacgggaatacgaggaagaagcaatgggccttaatgggccttagtgcgaagaaccaggaggtggcgcgcgcccctcccaagcccagtccgaattggacaaggggtttggggcgcggcccctctctcccttccttcccctcttcccccctttccccccttctcctagttggactaggaaaggtggaaacctactccaactaggagtaggaatcctactcctccttggcgcgcccacaagggccggccgacctcccccttgctcctttatatacgggggcagggggcaccccatagacacacaagttgatcctcgtgatcgttttcttagccgtgtgcggtgcccccttccaccatatacctcgaCAATATTGTAgtggtacttaggcgaagccctgcggcagttgaacatcaagatcgtcaccacgccgtcgtgctgacaaaactcttccccgacgctttgctggatcggagtctggggatcgtcatcgagctgaacatgtgctagaactcggaggtgccgtagtttcggtgcttgatcggtcaggccgtgaagacgtacgactacatcaaccgcgttgtgctaacgcttccgctgtcggtctacaagggtacgtagatcacactctcccctctcgttgctatgcatcaccatgatcttgcgtgtgcgtaggaaattttttgaaattactacgtccccaatagtggtatcagagcctaggttttatgtgttgatgttatatgaacgagtagaacacaagtgagttatgggcgatataagttatactgcttaccagcatgtcatactttggttcggcggtattgttggacgaagcggcccggaccgacattacgcgtacgcttacgcgagaccggttctcccggcgtgctttgcacaaaggtggctagcgggtgacagtttctccaactttagttgaaccgagtgtggctacacccggtccttgcgaaggttaaaacagcaccaacttgacaaactatcgttgtggttttgatgcgtaggtaagattggttcttgcttaagcccgtagcagccacgtaaaacttgcaacaacaaagtagaggacgtctaacttgtttttgcagggcatgttgtgatgtgatatggtcaagacatgatgctaaattttattgtatgagatgatcatgttttgtaaccaagttatcggcaactggcaggagccatatggttgtcgctttattgtatgcaatgcaatcgcgctgtaatgctttactttatcactaagcggtagcgatggtcgtggaagcataagattggcgagacgacaacgatgctacgatggagatcaaggtgtcgcgccggtgatgatggtgatcacgacggtgcttcgaagatggagatcacaagcacaagatgatgatggccatatcatatcacttatattgattgcatgtgatgtttatcttttatgcatcttatcttgctttgattgacggtagcattataagatgatctctcactaattatcaagaagtgttctccctgagtatgcaccgttgcgaaagttcttcgtgctaagacaccacgtgatgatcgggtgtgataggctctacgttcaaatacaatgggtgcaaaacagttgcacacacgaaatactcaggttatacttgacgagccaagcatatacagatatggcctcacggagaccgaaagttcgagcatgaatcatatagtagatatgatcaacatagtgatgttcaccaatgaaactactccatctcatgtgatgatcggacatggtttagttgatttggatcacgtgatcacttagaggattagagggatgtctatctaagtgggagttcttaaagtaatatgattaattgaacttaaatttatcatgaacttagtcctggtagtattttgtaaatcatgttgtagatcaatagctcgcgttgttgcttccctgtgtttattttgatatgttcctagagaaaattgtattgaaagatgttagtaggaatgatgcggattggatccgtgatctgaggtttatcctcattgctgtacagaagaattgtgtccttgatgcaccgctaggtgacagacctattgcaggagcagatgcagacgttatgaacgtttggctagctcaatatgatgactacttgatagtttagtgcaccatgcttaacgacttagaatcgagacttcaaagacgttttgaacgtcatggaacatatgagatgttccaggagttgaagttaatatttcaagcaaatacccgagttgtgagatatgaagtttccaacaagttctatagctaaaagatggaggataatcgctcaactagtgagcatgtgctcagattgtctgggtactacaattgcttgaatcaagtgggagtaaatcttccagataaaatagtgattaacaaaattctctagtcaccatcaccaagttagtagaacttcgtgatgaactatgatatgcaagggataacggaaacgattctcaagctcttcgtaatgctgaaattgacgaaggtagaaatcgagaaaaacatcaagtgttgatggtagacaagaccactagtttcaagaaaagggcagagggaagaaggggaacttcaaacagcaagcaagttgctgctcaagtgaagaagcccaagtctggtcctaagcctgagactaagtgcttctactgcaaagggactggtcactggaagcggaactaccccaagtgattggcggataagaaggatggcaaagtgaacataagtatatttgatatacatgttattgatgtgtactttactagtgtttatagcaacccctcagtatttgatactagttcagttgctaagattagtagctcgaaacgggagttgcagaataaatagagactagttaagggtgaagtgacgatgtgtgttggaagtacttccaagattgatatgatcatcaacgtacactccctataatttcgggattagtgttgaacctaaataagtgttatttggtgtttgcgttgagcatgaatatgatttgatcatgtttattgtaatacagttattcatttaagtaagagaataaattgttgttctgcttacatgaataaaaccttatatggttgcacacccaatgaaaatggatcattggatctcgatcgtagtgatacacatattcataatattgaaaccaaaaagatacaaagttaataatgatagtgcaacttatttgtggcactgccgtttaggccatattggtgtaaagcgcatgaagaaactccatgctgatgggattttggaatcacttgattatgaatcacttggtgcttgcgaaccatgccttatgggaaagatgactaaagactccgttctccggaacaatggagcaagcaacagatttgttggaaatcatacatctgatgtatgtggtccgatgaatatcaaGGCTtgtagcgggtatcattattttctgaccttcacagatgatttgagcatatatgggtatatctacttgatgaaacataagtctgaaacatttgaaaagttcaaagaatttcataatgaagtggaaaatcatcgtgacaagaaaataaggtttctatgatctgatcgcggagacaaatatttgagttacgagtttggtcttcaattaaaacaatgtggaatagtttcacaaactcatgccacctggaacaccacagcataatggtgtgtccgaatgtcatagccgtactttattagatatagtgcgatctatgatgtctcttaccgatctaccactatcgttttggggttatgcattagagacagctgcattcacattaaatagggcaccatctaaatccgttgagacgacaccgtatgaactatggtttggaaagaaaccaaagttgtcgtttctgaaagcttggggctgtgatgcttatgtgaaaaagcttcaacctgataagctcgaacccgaatcggagaaatgtgtcttcataggatatccaaaggaaactattggatacaccttctatcacagatccgaaggcaagacttttgttgctaaattcggaaactttctggagaaggagtttctcacgaaagatgtgagtgggaggaaagtagaacttgatgaggtaactgtacctgctcccttattcgaaagtagtacatcacagaaaactgtttctgcgacacctacaccaattagtgaggaagctaatgataatgatcatgaaacttcaggacaagatactactgaacctcatagatcaaccagagtgagatccgcgccagagtggtacggtaatcctgttctggaaatcatgctgctagatcatgatgaacctacgaactatgaagaagcgatggtgagcccagattccgcaaaatggcttgaagccatgaaatctgagatgggatccatgtatgggaaaacaaagtatggactttggttgacttgcccgatgatcggcaagcaattgagaataaatggatcttcaagaggaagacggacgctgatagtagtgttactatctacaaagctagaattgtcgcaaaaggttttcgacaagttcaaggtgttgactacgatgaaattttctcactcgtagcgatgcttaagtttgtcccaatcatgttagcaattgccgcatttttatgaaatctggcaaatggataaacaaaactacattccttaatggatttaaagaagagttgtatatgatgcaaccagaaggttttgtcaatcctaaaggtgctaacaaaatatgcaagctccagcgatccatctatggactggtgcaagcatctcggagttggaatatacattttgataagttgatcaaagcatatagttttatacagatttgcggtgaagcctgtatttacaagaaagtgagtgggagcactacaacatttctgataagtatatgtgaatgacatattgttgatcggaaataatgtagaattattctgcaaagcataaaggtgtgtttttaaagaagtttttcaaaaaaaagacctcggtgaagctgcttaatattgagcatcaagatatatagagatagatcaagacgcttgataagttttttcaatgagtacataccttgacaagattttgaagtagttcaaaatggaacaatcaaagaaagagttcttgcgtgtgtagcaaggtgtgaaattgagtaagactcaaagcccgaccacggcagaagatagaaggagaatgaaagtcattccctatgcctcaatcataggttctataaaatatgccatgctgtgtacctatTGTATACcccacactgtttttggcaagggagtacaatagtgatctaggagtagatcactagaaagcggtcagaattatccttagttaaataaggatatgtttctcaattatggacgtgacaaaaaggctcgtcataaagggttacgtcgatgcaagtttttgacactgatctagatgattctaagtctcaatctggatacatattgaaagtgggagcaattagctagagtagctccgtgcagagcattgtagacatagaattttgcaaaatacatacggatctgaatttggcaggcccgttgactaaatttctctcacaagcaaaacatgatcactctttgggtgttaatcacataagcaatgtgaactagattactgaatctagtaaaccctttgggtgttggt from Triticum dicoccoides isolate Atlit2015 ecotype Zavitan chromosome 6A, WEW_v2.0, whole genome shotgun sequence encodes:
- the LOC119318622 gene encoding acyl-CoA-binding domain-containing protein 4-like isoform X2 encodes the protein MGVEEEEEGAINGAEDDRWVLLRPAQGSPRPSARYKHAAEVVQDKLYVVGGSRNGRSLSDVQVFDFRTSKWSALLLSPSRDSNQLNLENNAGNQPFPALANHSMVKWRNMLLVVAGNSRASTSNKVSVWFIDLETNSWSAVDTYGKVPMARGGQSVTLVGSQLIMFGGEDNKRRLLSDLHVLDLETMIWEEVKTEKGGPAPRYDHSAAVYAEHYLLIFGGSSHSTCFNDMYLLDLQTLEWSQPDTQGAHITPRSGHAGMMIDENWYIVGGGDNASGSTDTIVMNASKFVWSVVTSVSVRDPLACEGLTLCSATVDGEKFLFAFGGYNGKYNNEIFVMKPKPRNFVQPRLFQSPAAAAAAASVKAAYAVITATDEKTKDIVATDDLDVKRAEPGSSSKQMVAEIDALNGEKGELESRLAEVRSENSKLKDKLDMVKLSYGELTKELRSVENQLAAEGSRCQKLESQIAAAHKRLESASSLENELEALQQQISQAEQTMTTSQRRKSGGVWKWVGGSAEVSDNE
- the LOC119318622 gene encoding acyl-CoA-binding domain-containing protein 4-like isoform X1, translating into MGVEEEEEGAINGAEDDRWVLLRPAQGSPRPSARYKHAAEVVQDKLYVVGGSRNGRSLSDVQVFDFRTSKWSALLLSPSRDSNQLNLENNAGNQPFPALANHSMVKWRNMLLVVAGNSRASTSNKVSVWFIDLETNSWSAVDTYGKVPMARGGQSVTLVGSQLIMFGGEDNKRRLLSDLHVLDLETMIWEEVKTEKGGPAPRYDHSAAVYAEHYLLIFGGSSHSTCFNDMYLLDLQTLEWSQPDTQGAHITPRSGHAGMMIDENWYIVGGGDNASGSTDTIVMNASKFVWSVVTSVSVRDPLACEGLTLCSATVDGEKFLFAFGGYNGKYNNEIFVMKPKPRNFVQPRLFQSPAAAAAAASVKAAYAVITATDEKTKDIVATDDLDVKRAEPGSSSKQMVAEIDALNGEKGELESRLAEVRSENSKLKDKLDMVKLSYGELTKELRSVENQLAAEGSRCQKLESQIAAAHKRLESASSLENELEALQQQISQAEQTMTTSQRRKSGGVWKWVGGSAEVSDNE